ATACATAGAAATATACATTTATTGAGAGAAGAAGGTAGATTGATTTTTATTAATGTGATGCGTGGTGCCAAGGATACGCTGGATGCGCTGGCGGTGATGATGAAGCGGCTGACAATTACCGGCAGCACTTTACGTAACCGTGACATTGAATTTAAAAAGCGGCTGGCGATGGAGGTGGAAAAGGAAGTATGGCCGAAGATAGCGGAGGGGAAGTTCAAGGCGGTGATCCACCAGGTATTTCCGCTGGACCAGGCTGCGGCGGCGCATCAGCTGATGGAGAGCAGCGCACATATAGGAAAGATTGTATTGCAGGTAGTATCTTAAACCTGCCGTGGGGGCTGGTTTAAGATACTATGTGGCGCTAAATATATATTATTAGTTTGTGTAATTTGATATTTCTATCAACCTGTTGATATCGAGTACCTGTATTTTTCTTCCCTGGGAATTGACGATGCCGGCTTCTTTGAATTCCTTGAGGAATCGCACGACGTTTTCCTTAGCAGTGCCAACTATACTGGCGAGGTCGGTGCGGGAGATGTTGATCTGGACGGGTTCACCGGCGACGGCATCATCCTTATATTTCTCGCGTAGCACGATAAGTGCGATGGCGAGCCTTTCTTTGACTGATTTCTGGGCAAAAACGCTGATGGTATTGCTAAGTACGGCAAATTCGTGGCTGAGTGCCTTGAGGAGTCGCTGGGTAAGGATGGGCGATCTTTCCATGGCGGCCACAAAATCTTCTTTCGGAATAAAGTGAAGGGTACAGTCTTCCAGTGCCGCGGCTGAGTCGGGATAGCGGTCTTCGCCGAGGATGGCATGGTAACCGATCATTTCGCCGGTATTGGCGACGTAAATAATCTGTTCGCGGCCGTCTCTGTCGGCCTTATATTTTTTTATTTTACCATGTTTAATAAAATAAATACCAGCGGGTATACCTCCTTCTTTGAAGATGATTTCGCCTTTCTCATAAGTCTGTTCCTGCTTGTTGGCGCAGAGTAATCCGTATTCTTCGTCGGGAAGATTACTGAAGATGGATTGCGACTTGAAATTCCATTTATCTATCGGAAAAATGCCAGTTAAGCTCATACACACGATTATCAAAACCTGAAAAATTGATATTTATCAACGCAACAAGTTCATTGCAAAGGTAACTTTGCAGGATGGAATTATCAACAAGCGCTGAGTTGAGTGAGCGATTGGTTAAGCCTAATTGTTTTTTGAATGACGGGGCATTTGACTGGCTTTATCCTGAGCGGATACAACAATTATCGCGGCGTCACTGGACACCGATAGGCGTTGCAAAAAAATCAGCACAATTTCTTGCAAACGAGCCAGGGAAAAGGATTTTGGACATTGGCAGCGGAATCGGAAAATTTTGTCTTGTAGGAGGACATTATAACCCACATGCTACTTTTTATGGTATTGAACAGCGGGAAGAATTACATCAGTTAGCAGAAGATGCCAGAGATATTACAGGAAAATTTAATGTAGAGTTCATACATGGAAATTTTACTCATCTGGACATGGATAACTATGATAATTTTTACTTTTACAACGCTTTTTTCGAGAATCTGGATCACCAGGACAGGATTGATCACCAGATAGCATATTCTCCTAGTTTGTACGTCTACTATTGTAAATATTTCTACAGAGTACTGGATGCGAAACCTTCAGGGACCAGATTAGTGACGTTTCATAGTCTGGGTGATGAGGTACCACCTGCCTACCATCTGGTAGAGTCGTCCATCGATACGTTGTTAAAGTTTTGGATTAAAAAATAATTGATAAGCGATAAATCAAGCATGATGAAAGCAGAAGGAAATATCCCGATGATAATGAGTCAACTTAAAAAGGGTGATAGCTACGCACAAATTGAAGGCATCATTCAAAGCGCTGTAAGTGGCATGGCTGACGGACAGAAACAGGCAACCATGGAAGAATTACAGCACGCATTGGATGAGCTGAACCCACTGGACTGCAACAGTATGGAATGGAATGCCTGCCGTTATGCGCTCATGTACATCCGTACACAGATGGCGGAAGCTGTCTGATTACACTAGAAATCTATTTTATTTTTTTAGGAAGAAGGCCAGGTGCCTTCTTTTTTTTGCCCATCATATGCGCTCCGGGGGATTGCTGGCCGCCTTCGGCGGCCAGCAATCCCCCGGTTTTCCCGACCGCCTCCGGCGGTCGGGAAAACCGGGAAAAAGATGTCATTAGTTTTTGCGAAAATCAGATGGCCTTGAATTGGTAAATTCATGAAAGGCATCACTAAAGGAGCTTATAGACGTATACCCCACGCTATAGGCGATATCGCTGATAGGCTTACTGGTTTTCAGTATCAGCTCTATCGCTTTCACCATGCGCAATGTTTTCAGGTATTGCAGGAAAGATATATGCAATGATGCCTGAAATAACCTGGATAATGACCTTTCACTGACATTAAATTTCCTGCCCACCTCTTCCAGTGTGAGTCTTTCACTGATATTTTTTTCCAGGTAGCGTAGGATGACCTGCATCTGTTCATCGTCTGTGGTAGGGAGGACGATAGGGAGTGCTTTATTATTGAGTTCAGGTAATAATTTTTTAAGGGCCACCAGGAATTCGAAGTTGTCATCTTTGCGCGTAACGTGCCTGCCATCCCATCTTTCGGAGTAGTTGATCATTTGTATGAGCAGCTCGCTTGCCGGGTAAATGCCCAGCTTGCCATAGAAGGGATTGGTGTCGTCGTCGCCGGCGTAGAAATATAAGGACCTTAAAACGGTAGCAGAGTAACCGATGCGTAATATATGTGGCATGCCCTGCGGTACCCAGAAATAATGCCGCGCAGGAACTACATATGTTTTATAGTCGATGGTGATATACGCAATACCTCCTTCAACATAGCTGAGTTGCCCTTTGGTATGGGAATGCAGCGGAATGAGCTTCTCTGATTTTTCATGCATGACAAACACAGAATTCCGTTGTTTGTTGATATCCGGTAATGATGCAATGAGTCCCATAATATGAAATATTTGCGCTGAAATGTACGCCCACAAAGGTAAATATTAATTTGGCCGGAATCATGAAATAATTGACTATTTACCAGAAAAGACAAAATATAACGCGTACTAATTTTGCATCCAGGTTATACACATAGGTATCCCAAATTATGAATCAGAGATTAAGAACCGCGGCCACAGGCGTATTGCTGGCCATATATGCGGTTCCAACTTATGCCCAACAGGCAACTACAGCTGTTAATGACACCCTTCAGATTTCGTTACAGCAGGCATGGCAGAAAGCGGAAGATTACAGCCGCAAAATAGCGATCACTAAAAAGGCTACAGCTATTGCCAGCGAAGAAATTGATGACGCACGCATGGAGCGTTTGCCGGAAGTCGAAGTAATGGGAAGTGCAGAAAAAGCGACCAACATTCCCATCTACGGCAATGGCCCTTTCTCAAAACCCACTTCCCAGCATGAGGTTATACATAGTTTATATAAAGTAGGGGCAGATCTCTATCTCAATATATACAATGGTAACAAACTCAATCTGAAAATAGAAGAAGATAAAATACTACATAAACTCGCGTCAATTCACCAGGCGGAAACAACCAGCCGTATCCGTTACCAAACGGCTGCATTGTATCTGGAACTGCAACAGGCAAGGATTTTCAGAGCATTGATTCTGCAAGACATTGCAGACCAGGAAAAACAATTGGCAGAAATACAAACCTTTCACCGCAACGGTACTGTACTGAAAAGTGATGTATTACGCGTAGAACTGGACCTCTCCAAACGTAAGCTGACACTGGTTAAGATAGAGAATGATATTCTCATCGCCAACCAGAAACTCAATCAGCTGATAGGCGAACCTGATGAAAGAATAGTAGCACCGGCATTGACAGCTATTCCGGAAACGCCTGGTAATTACGCGGATTATGTGAATGAAGCCCTGCACTATTCCTATGCATGGCATACCTCCGCCGAAAATACGGAAGTAAGTAAATTACATGTGCAGCAGGTGAAAGCCAATGTAAGGCCTAAGATCGGCCTCTATGGCGATTTCTACTACGCCAATCCACAAATCTTTCTATACCCTTATAATCCTTCCTGGTATTCGCTGGGCATAAGTGGTATTAAGGTCTCTTTCCCGATTTCATCGCTGTACCATAATACACATAAGCTGGAAGCAGCTAAGCTGGAACTGGAAAAAGAAGAGGAGGCACACAAAGATACAGAAGACCAGGTGCGTCAGCAGGTGAAAGAAGCTTACCTGCGCTATAAGGAATCGCTGGTACAGATAGACGTTGCTAAAACAAACGTGGAGCGGGCTACAGAGAATGCACGCATCATCAAAGTAACCTACTTCAACCAGGCATCGCTGATCACTGACCTGCTCGATGCTGATGTACAGCTGCTGCAATCCAGGTTTGAACTGGCTGCCGCACAGGTGCTCGCACAAAATAAATACTATTTACTCCGCCATATCACAGGTACCCTTTAATAAAATGAAAAAGAATTACATCGCAACAGACAAACTGATCACCCGCATCACTGGCTGGATGGCTGGTATTACCGTACTCGCACTGGCTATCTGGGGAGGGTATACCCTCTGGGAATGTTACCGGTTTGAAATCACCAATGATGCACAGGTACAGGAATATGTAAACCCCGTTATTTCCCGCGCTGGTGGCTTCATCGTAGTAGTTAAGTTCGAAGAAAACCAGGTCGTGAAAAAGGGCGATACCTTGCTGGTAATTGATAGCAGGGAGTATACGCTGCAACAGGATCAAACGGAAGCGGCTATACGTAAATCAGAAGCGCAGCTGGAAGTATTGTCCAGCAATATACATACGTTGCAGCAATCCGCTGCTGCTGCCAATGCACAAATCAGCGGGGCAAAGGCGAAAGTCTGGAAGCAACAGCTGGACTACAACCGCTACGAGCAGATGTACAAAGAAGAAGCTGCTACAAAGCAACAGCTGGAAAATATGCAGGCCGCGCTCGCTGTCAATAACAGTGAGTACAAAACCGCTGAAGAAAATTATGCTACAGCTAATTCCCGCATCGTGGATGCCAGGGCAGAAAAAGAAGTGGTACAGGCAGAGATACTCCGGCTCCGCGCCTTGCTGGACAGGCATAAGCTGGATGTCAGCTATACCGTGATCACGGCGCCTTACGACGGTCGTATGGGCCGCCGCACCGTGGAAGAAGGCCAGATGATAGACGCCGGTGAAACACTGGCCTATATCGTCAATAACGAAACAGATAAGTGGATCGTAGCCAACTATAAAGAAACACAGGTGGCTAATATGGAGATAGGCGACACCGTTAGAATTATTGCAGATGCCTATCCCGGCAGAACATTCAGCGGTACCATCATCAGCTTATCGCCTGCTACCGGTTCCAGCTTTTCCCTGCTGCCTCCTGACAACTCTACCGGCAACTACGTTAAAATTGTACAGCGTATCCCGGTTCGTATACGCGTAGACGGTAGTCGCAAAGAAATTGATAAACTGAAAGTAGGGATGAACGTAAATGTTTATCTTCCCAAACAACAGCATCATGGATAATGGTATTCCCATATTCCGGCAGTGGGCGCCGGAATGGCTGATCAGAGCCACCTTGTTCCTGCTGATACTACCCAGTATCGTGCTGTTCTTCCTGCCCATGACCAATATCAATGCGGCAGCAGGATTTTACGGCAGTGAGCCTGCTGATATCCAATTTTCCGTAGCACTTTTTTATGCCGGCTATGTTGGGTTTTATACACTGGAGCGTCGCTTCTTCGTGTTCATGGCGGCAAAAGAATATTTTATTCTTTTTACATTTTTGCAGATACTCTCCTGTTTTATCTGCTATCATGTGCATGAGCTGTATATATTTTTCCCGGTGCGTTTCATGCAGGGGATGCTGTTTGCCTGTACGGTGAATTTGTCGCTGTCGCTGATGTTTACAAGACTGCGTAGTGAAAGGGCCAGGGAGGTCAGCTTTTCCGTGTTCTTCGGATTCCTGATCTGCGCCATGCCTTTTAATAATTTCGTGACGGCAGACCTGATAGACAGCGCCAATTTCAATGTGGTATATAAAGCGGCCACCTTCGCTTACGGACCATGCCTGTGCCTGTTTTTACTGATGATGAACAATGTAAGGCTGAATGTGCGATTTCCCTTGTATAACCTCGACTGGCAGAGCTTTGCGCTGTACAGTGTAATGCTGGTGCTCTTTGGTTACATCATGATTTACGGGCAGGAATATTACTGGCTGGAAGATGGTCGTATACGCAACAGCGTTATAGCCATCGTGGTGCTGGGTATTATTTATATCATCCGCCAGAAAAAATTAAGAAGACCATATCTGCACTTGCAGGTATTTAAATACCGCAACTTCAGGGTGGGGATACTGGTATTGTTTATTATGTATATCTGCCGGTTTGCTTCTGGTATCACCAACGCCTTTTACACGACTGTACTGCATTTTGATCCGATGCATTTGTCTTATATCAACCTGCTGAATATGGCAGGACTGGTGGTGGGCGTGATTATCGCCTGCTGTATGATATTGCAGCGTATGCATATCAGAACTATCTGGATACCAGGATTCCTGTTGTTACTGGGTTTTCATGTGAGTATGTATTTTTTGTTTGATGTACAGGCAGATGAGTGGAATTATTTTATTCCGTTGTTTGCGCAGGGATTAGGTGTGGGGATGATCATGGTGCCAACGATCGTATATGCTATCTCGTCGGTGCCGGTGGCGATTGGCGGATCAGCCGCTTCTGTCGGGCTACTGACGCGGTATCTTGGATTCTGCGTCAGTATAGGGTTGATCAATTTCTTTGAATTATTTGGGAAGAGCCGCCACTATAATGCCTTTCAGGACCACTTAACCAAAGTAGACCCTATGGTGCGTGCTACACTACATGCCCAGGCGCAGCACCTGCATGCAAAAGGTATGGCTGCAGGACGTGCCGCCAAAGCGGCAGACAAGCTACTGGTGAAAGCAATGAACGAACAGGGACAGATCCGTTTTGCGATGGACTACTACGAGCTGATGAGCTGCCTCATCATCCTGACGCTATTGCTGATCGCATTGTTCCCTTACCTGAACAGGACGGCAATCTATCTGCGGTCGCGGAGATTGAGTCCTGCCTGATAAATTGTTTAATCATACATTTAGTTAATAATCGTCCTTAGCGAGACCGGTCTCTACGTCTGTAGAGACCGTTTTTTTTGTACACGTTTTCAGATACAGCCAATAAAGCTTAACTTTAGTAAAACCCCTGCTATTATGGAAAGAGTAGCCATTATCGGATCACAACGGGTACCGTTTGTTAAGTCCTTCACGCACTATCTCCGTACATCCAATCAGGATATGCTGACGGCCTGTTTGCAGCAGCTGGTAAATAAGTACAGCCTTGCCGGGGAGCGCCTGGGCGACGTGGCGCTGGGGGCTATCATGAACCGCAGTACCGACTGGAATTTTGCGCGTGAATGTGTGCTGGGTAGCGGCCTGGATCCGCATACCCCTGGCTATAATGTAGTGCGTGCCTGTAGCAGCAGTCTGGATGCGGCGGTGCAGCTGGGATTGCGTATTAAGGCCGGCCAGATCAATATTGGTATTGCCGGCGGAAGTGACACCAACAGCGACCTGCCTATTCTTTTCGGTAAACAGTTTAGCTGGAAGATGATTGCCTTACGGCAGGCAAAAACATTTGGTGAAAGGCTGAAGGTGCTGGCTTCTTTCCGGATAAAGGATTTGTCGCCGGTATACCCGAGTATTGTAGAACCCCGTACGGGCCTGTCTATGGGGCAGCATACGGAGCTGATGGTGAAGGAATGGGGAGTTACCCGTGAGCAGCAGGACCAGCTGGCGTACCATAGTCATATGAATGCCGAAAAGGCTTATCAG
The Chitinophaga sp. Cy-1792 genome window above contains:
- a CDS encoding AraC family transcriptional regulator, with amino-acid sequence MGLIASLPDINKQRNSVFVMHEKSEKLIPLHSHTKGQLSYVEGGIAYITIDYKTYVVPARHYFWVPQGMPHILRIGYSATVLRSLYFYAGDDDTNPFYGKLGIYPASELLIQMINYSERWDGRHVTRKDDNFEFLVALKKLLPELNNKALPIVLPTTDDEQMQVILRYLEKNISERLTLEEVGRKFNVSERSLSRLFQASLHISFLQYLKTLRMVKAIELILKTSKPISDIAYSVGYTSISSFSDAFHEFTNSRPSDFRKN
- a CDS encoding beta-carotene 15,15'-monooxygenase, encoding MDNGIPIFRQWAPEWLIRATLFLLILPSIVLFFLPMTNINAAAGFYGSEPADIQFSVALFYAGYVGFYTLERRFFVFMAAKEYFILFTFLQILSCFICYHVHELYIFFPVRFMQGMLFACTVNLSLSLMFTRLRSERAREVSFSVFFGFLICAMPFNNFVTADLIDSANFNVVYKAATFAYGPCLCLFLLMMNNVRLNVRFPLYNLDWQSFALYSVMLVLFGYIMIYGQEYYWLEDGRIRNSVIAIVVLGIIYIIRQKKLRRPYLHLQVFKYRNFRVGILVLFIMYICRFASGITNAFYTTVLHFDPMHLSYINLLNMAGLVVGVIIACCMILQRMHIRTIWIPGFLLLLGFHVSMYFLFDVQADEWNYFIPLFAQGLGVGMIMVPTIVYAISSVPVAIGGSAASVGLLTRYLGFCVSIGLINFFELFGKSRHYNAFQDHLTKVDPMVRATLHAQAQHLHAKGMAAGRAAKAADKLLVKAMNEQGQIRFAMDYYELMSCLIILTLLLIALFPYLNRTAIYLRSRRLSPA
- a CDS encoding TolC family protein; the encoded protein is MNQRLRTAATGVLLAIYAVPTYAQQATTAVNDTLQISLQQAWQKAEDYSRKIAITKKATAIASEEIDDARMERLPEVEVMGSAEKATNIPIYGNGPFSKPTSQHEVIHSLYKVGADLYLNIYNGNKLNLKIEEDKILHKLASIHQAETTSRIRYQTAALYLELQQARIFRALILQDIADQEKQLAEIQTFHRNGTVLKSDVLRVELDLSKRKLTLVKIENDILIANQKLNQLIGEPDERIVAPALTAIPETPGNYADYVNEALHYSYAWHTSAENTEVSKLHVQQVKANVRPKIGLYGDFYYANPQIFLYPYNPSWYSLGISGIKVSFPISSLYHNTHKLEAAKLELEKEEEAHKDTEDQVRQQVKEAYLRYKESLVQIDVAKTNVERATENARIIKVTYFNQASLITDLLDADVQLLQSRFELAAAQVLAQNKYYLLRHITGTL
- a CDS encoding Crp/Fnr family transcriptional regulator, producing MSLTGIFPIDKWNFKSQSIFSNLPDEEYGLLCANKQEQTYEKGEIIFKEGGIPAGIYFIKHGKIKKYKADRDGREQIIYVANTGEMIGYHAILGEDRYPDSAAALEDCTLHFIPKEDFVAAMERSPILTQRLLKALSHEFAVLSNTISVFAQKSVKERLAIALIVLREKYKDDAVAGEPVQINISRTDLASIVGTAKENVVRFLKEFKEAGIVNSQGRKIQVLDINRLIEISNYTN
- a CDS encoding HlyD family secretion protein, which translates into the protein MKKNYIATDKLITRITGWMAGITVLALAIWGGYTLWECYRFEITNDAQVQEYVNPVISRAGGFIVVVKFEENQVVKKGDTLLVIDSREYTLQQDQTEAAIRKSEAQLEVLSSNIHTLQQSAAAANAQISGAKAKVWKQQLDYNRYEQMYKEEAATKQQLENMQAALAVNNSEYKTAEENYATANSRIVDARAEKEVVQAEILRLRALLDRHKLDVSYTVITAPYDGRMGRRTVEEGQMIDAGETLAYIVNNETDKWIVANYKETQVANMEIGDTVRIIADAYPGRTFSGTIISLSPATGSSFSLLPPDNSTGNYVKIVQRIPVRIRVDGSRKEIDKLKVGMNVNVYLPKQQHHG
- a CDS encoding class I SAM-dependent methyltransferase, whose product is MELSTSAELSERLVKPNCFLNDGAFDWLYPERIQQLSRRHWTPIGVAKKSAQFLANEPGKRILDIGSGIGKFCLVGGHYNPHATFYGIEQREELHQLAEDARDITGKFNVEFIHGNFTHLDMDNYDNFYFYNAFFENLDHQDRIDHQIAYSPSLYVYYCKYFYRVLDAKPSGTRLVTFHSLGDEVPPAYHLVESSIDTLLKFWIKK